A region of Vitis vinifera cultivar Pinot Noir 40024 chromosome 15, ASM3070453v1 DNA encodes the following proteins:
- the LOC100264385 gene encoding LOW QUALITY PROTEIN: uncharacterized protein LOC100264385 (The sequence of the model RefSeq protein was modified relative to this genomic sequence to represent the inferred CDS: deleted 1 base in 1 codon) — MLWGILLVTSLSLPWIRLLYYFCLLFLISSNRLLAGTGTIMDSGENSPKNNGECSEKINEVSPLKCAFAIFDADFFNDAKIAEIEKGATELNIPISRANRKLVASVNGGLHDPSYLVFNPEWGNEQVQSKTKRFSYPSLSGIQRPESEEDIAFMTVLELGVLIKTKQITSEELTRIFLHRLKRYNYVLEAVVTYTEELAYKQAKEADEMLARGIYLGPLHGIPYGLKDIISVPQYKTTWGSKTFKDQVLDIEASVFKKLKSAGAVLVAKLATGSLAYGGIWFGGRTRNPWNIEEYPIGSSAAAAASTSAGILNLVLENYFPAASCGVTALRPTFGAVGRTGVMSISESLDKIGPFCRSAVDCTIILDAILGKDPDDPSSKDISLDDPFSVDITNLTVGYLDDAEMEVIHILESKGVKMVPFKLNYTVNHVQGILNFAMDVDMLAHFDEWQRSGEDDFYEAQDLWPVELRRARMIPAVDYVQAQRARGKLIREIRESFTVDAFIGNATDWEKVCIGNLVAMPVVIVPTGFTKISNPPPDGSRRRSTITTGIYAPPNHDHIALALAMAYQSVTEHHRQRPPIDDLGPNDFILIPYPHLITYPPRQFHV, encoded by the exons ATGTTGTGGGGCATCCTTCTTGTCACCTCACTCTCACTCCCATGGATACGTTTGCTGTATTATTTTTGCCTCCTCTTTCTCATCTCATCCAACCGTCTTCTCGCTGGGACTGGAACAATTATG GACAGTGGGGAGAACAGCCCTAAAAACAATGGTGAATGCTCAGAAAAGATTAATGAAGTCTCACCACTTAAATGTGCATTTGCAATATTTGATGCCGACTTCTTCAATGATGCTAAG atAGCCGAGATTGAGAAGGGTGCAACTGAGCTGAATATCCCTATATCAAGAGCCAATCGTAAGTTAGTTGCTTCTGTTAATGGAGGTTTACATGATCCATCTTATTTGGTTTTCAATCCTGAGTGGGGCAATGAACAAGTGCAAAGCAAAACCAAAAGATTCAGTTATCCTTCCCTTTCTGGAATACAGAGGCCTGAAAGTGAAGAAGACATTGCCTTCATGACG GTTCTTGAACTGGGGGTACTCATTAAGACAAAACAAATTACCTCTGAGGAGCTTACTCGAATTTTTCTTCATAGATTAAAGAG GTATAATTATGTTCTTGAAGCTGTGGTCACTTACACTGAAGAATTGGCATACAAGCAGGCAAAAGAGGCTGACGAAATGCTTGCTCGAGGAATATATTTAG GTCCCCTTCATGGGATTCCATATGGATTGAAGGATATAATTTCGGTACCCCAGTACAAGACTACTTGGGGTTCAAAAACTTTCAAAGATCAAGTTCTTGACATTGAAGCTTCAGTTTTCAAGAA GTTGAAGTCTGCTGGGGCTGTTCTTGTTGCAAAGCTTGCCACTGGATCACTGGCATATGGTGGCATCTGGTTTGGAGGTAGGACAAGGAACCCATGGAATATTGAGGAATACCCTATTGGTTCATCCGCTGCAGCTGCTGCTTCCACCTCAGCAGGTATCCTTAATTTAGTGCTTGA AAATTACTTCCCTGCTGCTTCTTGTGGTGTGACTGCATTACGCCCAACTTTCGGTGCTGTTGGTCGAACCGGTGTAATGAGCATATCAGAAAGCTTG GATAAGATTGGACCATTCTGTCGAAGTGCAGTAGATTGCACAATTATTCTGGATGCCATTCTAGGAAAGGATCCAGATGATCCCTCCTCAAAGGACATTTCCCTTGATGATCCATTCTCAGTAGACATCACAAATCTTACTGTTGGGTATCTGGATGATGCTGAGATGGAG GTTATTCATATCCTTGAATCAAAGGGTGTTAAAATGGTTCCTTTCAAATTGAATTACACTGTCAACCATGTTCAAGGAATCCTCAATTTTGCAATGGACGTTGATATGTTGGCTCACTTTGATGAGTGGCAGCGATCTGGGGAGGATGACTTTTATGAAGCTCAAGACCTATGGCCTGTTGAACTACGCCGTGCACGCATGATTCCTGCAGTAGACTATGTTCAG GCACAAAGAGCACGAGGAAAATTAATTCGGGAAATTAGAGAAAGTTTTACTGTCGATGCTTTCATTGGCAATGCAACTGATTGGGAGAAAGTCTGCATAGGCAATCTTGTTGCTATGCCTGTTGTTATTGTCCCAACAGGTTTTACCAAAATATCTAACCCACCTCCTGATGGTAGTCGACGAAGGAGCACCATCACCACCGGCATTTATGCTCCTCCAAACCATGATCACATT GCTCTCGCACTAGCCATGGCTTATCAGTCAGTCACCGAGCACCATAGACAACGTCCACCTATCGATGATCTTGGGCCAAATGACTTTATA CTGATTCCATATCCACACCTGATTACCTATCCTCCTAGACAATTCCATGTTTAG